In Gossypium arboreum isolate Shixiya-1 chromosome 6, ASM2569848v2, whole genome shotgun sequence, the following are encoded in one genomic region:
- the LOC108480929 gene encoding plant UBX domain-containing protein 4-like isoform X1, giving the protein MASHDKKPAKPSSSRSGGIRTLADLNRPSGPDSGSDSDNPQEYYTGGEKSCGFLSHKFLSILNLSGMLVQDPSKNNEVDEIFNQARQLGAVERPIEQLNPSSSSTSFTGTGRLLSGETVSSVPQQPQTVIHNIVFWTNGFTVNDGPLRRLDDPENAHFLESIRKSECPKELESADKRSSVHVNLIKRNEKYPEPKKKHQAPFQGVGRTLGSSSTSPTPEETSSTSPLNTAPNPSPGLVVDESLPSTSIQLRLADGTRMVARFNLHNTVGDIRSFIDASRPESATIYQLQMMEFPPKLLVDPTQTVEQAGLANSVVIQKF; this is encoded by the exons ATGGCTTCACATGACAAGAAACCTGCTAAGCCGTCAAGCAGCCGTTCCGGTGGCATCCGTACGCTCGCAGATCTCAACAGGCCGTCTGGACCTGATTCCGGCAGCGATTCCGATAATCCTCAGGAGTACTACACCGGCGGCGAGAAAAG CTGTGGATTCTTATCGCACAAATTTTTAAGCATCTTAAACCTAAG TGGCATGCTTGTTCAAGATCCTTCGAAGAATAATGAAGTAGATGAGATCTTCAATCAAGCTAGGCAACTGGGAGCCGTAGAACGGCCAATTGAACAGCTTAATCCATCGTCAAGTTCAACAAGTTTTACTGGAACCGGTAGATTACTTTCAGGGGAAACTGTATCTTCTGTACCTCAGCAGCCTCAGACTGTTATTCACAACATTGTTTTCTGGACTAATGGCTTCACTGTAAATGATGGTCCTCTGAGAAGGTTGGATGATCCCGAAAATGCACACTTCTTAGAG AGCATCAGAAAgtccgaatgtcctaaagaactTGAGAGTGCTGATAAAAGGTCTTCTGTTCATGTCAATCTGATAAAGAGAAACGAGAAATACCCT GAACCAAAGAAGAAGCACCAGGCACCATTTCAGGGTGTCGGAAGAACTCTCGGTAGCAGCAGTACTTCCCCAACTCCTGAAGAAACCAGCAGTACCAGTCCTCTCAACACTGCTCCAAATCCTTCTCCCGGCCTGGTTGTTGACGAAAGTTTACCATCAACCTCAATTCAGCTTAGGTTGGCTGACGGGACTCGCATGGTCGCTCGCTTCAATTTGCACAATACAGTTGGAGACATCCGTTCGTTCATTGATGCATCTAGACCTGAGAGTGCAACAATTTATCAACTGCAGATGATGGAATTCCCGCCTAAACTTCTTGTTGATCCAACCCAAACCGTCGAGCAGGCAGGCCTGGCCAATTCCGTGGTAATACAGAAATTCTAG
- the LOC108480929 gene encoding plant UBX domain-containing protein 4-like isoform X2, producing MASHDKKPAKPSSSRSGGIRTLADLNRPSGPDSGSDSDNPQEYYTGGEKSGMLVQDPSKNNEVDEIFNQARQLGAVERPIEQLNPSSSSTSFTGTGRLLSGETVSSVPQQPQTVIHNIVFWTNGFTVNDGPLRRLDDPENAHFLESIRKSECPKELESADKRSSVHVNLIKRNEKYPEPKKKHQAPFQGVGRTLGSSSTSPTPEETSSTSPLNTAPNPSPGLVVDESLPSTSIQLRLADGTRMVARFNLHNTVGDIRSFIDASRPESATIYQLQMMEFPPKLLVDPTQTVEQAGLANSVVIQKF from the exons ATGGCTTCACATGACAAGAAACCTGCTAAGCCGTCAAGCAGCCGTTCCGGTGGCATCCGTACGCTCGCAGATCTCAACAGGCCGTCTGGACCTGATTCCGGCAGCGATTCCGATAATCCTCAGGAGTACTACACCGGCGGCGAGAAAAG TGGCATGCTTGTTCAAGATCCTTCGAAGAATAATGAAGTAGATGAGATCTTCAATCAAGCTAGGCAACTGGGAGCCGTAGAACGGCCAATTGAACAGCTTAATCCATCGTCAAGTTCAACAAGTTTTACTGGAACCGGTAGATTACTTTCAGGGGAAACTGTATCTTCTGTACCTCAGCAGCCTCAGACTGTTATTCACAACATTGTTTTCTGGACTAATGGCTTCACTGTAAATGATGGTCCTCTGAGAAGGTTGGATGATCCCGAAAATGCACACTTCTTAGAG AGCATCAGAAAgtccgaatgtcctaaagaactTGAGAGTGCTGATAAAAGGTCTTCTGTTCATGTCAATCTGATAAAGAGAAACGAGAAATACCCT GAACCAAAGAAGAAGCACCAGGCACCATTTCAGGGTGTCGGAAGAACTCTCGGTAGCAGCAGTACTTCCCCAACTCCTGAAGAAACCAGCAGTACCAGTCCTCTCAACACTGCTCCAAATCCTTCTCCCGGCCTGGTTGTTGACGAAAGTTTACCATCAACCTCAATTCAGCTTAGGTTGGCTGACGGGACTCGCATGGTCGCTCGCTTCAATTTGCACAATACAGTTGGAGACATCCGTTCGTTCATTGATGCATCTAGACCTGAGAGTGCAACAATTTATCAACTGCAGATGATGGAATTCCCGCCTAAACTTCTTGTTGATCCAACCCAAACCGTCGAGCAGGCAGGCCTGGCCAATTCCGTGGTAATACAGAAATTCTAG
- the LOC108481113 gene encoding NAC domain-containing protein 41-like, producing MEFDSYEYQFLMTGIPPGYRFEPTDIELLQDYLWKKVNGDPLPYNIISECEIYGNQDKEPWNVFIETSTETFYVFTKLKKKGKGKNIDRVAGCGTWKGQKTDPIMYEKMKIGNRKLFVYEVKGSNEGVKGHWIMHEFSLVDEEDKQIGDYVVCSIRNKNAKDDTDDEEPPMKKTRFNLEDHNPPETTSSACPLQTLLSDWS from the exons ATGGAGTTCGATTCTTATGAATATCAGTTCTTGATGACGGGAATTCCTCCCGGTTATCGGTTTGAACCAACTGACATTGAGCTTCTTCAAGATTACCTCTGGAAGAAAGTGAATGGAGACCCCTTACCCTACAATATTATCTCCGAATGCGAAATCTATGGCAACCAAGATAAAGAGCCATGGAATGTTTTCATTGAGACTTCAACCGAAACTTTTTATGTTTTCACCAAGTTGAAGAAAAAGGGTAAAGGCAAAAATATTGATCGAGTAGCTGGGTGTGGGACATGGAAAGGTCAGAAAACCGATCCTATTATGTATGAGAAGATGAAAATCGGGAATAGGAAACTTTTTGTTTACGAAGTGAAGGGTTCCAACGAAGGCGTAAAAGGGCATTGGATCATGCATGAGTTTTCGCTTGTTGACGAGGAAGACAAACAA ATCGGTGATTATGTTGTTTGTAGTATTCGCAATAAAAATGCTAAAGATGACACTGACGACGAGGAGCCTCCGATGAAAAAGACGAGGTTCAATTTGGAAGACCACAATCCTCCTGAAACAACCAGCAGTGCCTGTCCTCTCCAAACCCTTCTCTCGGACTGGTCGTAG
- the LOC108482276 gene encoding wall-associated receptor kinase-like 20, with translation MDSFTSFLCLCSIIFQSISLIEAQASLCRTTCGDIPINYPFGIDDGCGSPYYRHMLVCSNLGNLYLRTPSGRYPVHSISYSDPHILVTDPLMWNCRDGDHFRPTRPFSLDTSTPFTLSSQNDYLFFNCSEDYVIVEPKPVFCERFPDRCDSSCDSASYLCRHLPECADALSASSCCSYYPKATESLRLMLRYCASYTSVYWKTIGSTTNSPYSQVPEYGIRVDFDVPVTTRCLQCQDPSKGSGTCGFDTQTHNFLCLCKEGNVTSYCKGHDISKHKRAEVIAGTVTGISAAGAIGIGIGIWVLKKVRAKAPVTCGVQSNENRVF, from the exons ATGGATTCATTTACTTCATTTCTATGTTTATGTTCCATAATTTTTCAATCTATTAGCCTTATAGAAGCTCAAGCAAGCCTTTGTAGAACTACTTGTGGTGATATCCCTATAAATTACCCTTTTGGTATTGATGATGGTTGTGGTAGTCCTTATTATAGACACATGCTAGTTTGTTCCAATCTCGGCAACCTTTATCTCCGTACACCTTCCGGTCGATACCCTGTTCACAGCATTAGTTACTCCGATCCTCATATTCTTGTTACCGATCCGTTGATGTGGAATTGTAGAGATGGTGATCATTTTCGTCCTACGAGACCTTTTAGTCTCGATACAAGTACGCCTTTCACGTTGTCCTCTCAGAATGACTACTTGTTCTTCAATTGTAGTGAAGATTATGTTATTGTCGAGCCGAAGCCTGTCTTCTGTGAGCGATTCCCTGACCGGTGTGATTCGTCATGCGATAGTGCTAGTTATCTTTGTAGGCATTTACCCGAATGTGCCGATGCGCTTAGTGCTAGCTCGTGTTGCTCGTACTACCCGAAAGCAACCGAGTCGTTACGGTTGATGCTTCGGTATTGCGCATCGTATACAAGTGTGTATTGGAAAACGATCGGATCAACAACGAATTCGCCTTATAGTCAAGTACCTGAATATGGAATCCGAGTCGATTTCGATGTTCCGGTTACTACACGTTGTCTTCAGTGTCAAGATCCATCAAAGGGTAGTGGAACATGCGGATTTGATACACAAACACATAATTTCCTGTGTTTATGTAAAGAAGGAAATGTCACATCCTATTGTAAAG GTCATGACATTTCAAAGCACAAAAGGGCAGAAGTCATTGCAG GGACTGTAACTGGAATTTCAGCAGCTGGAGCTATAGGGATTGGGATTGGTATATGGGTGTTGAAAAAAGTGAGAGCCAAAGCACCTGTAACATGTGGGGTTCAAAGCAATGAGAATAGGGTTTTCTGA